Below is a window of Gammaproteobacteria bacterium DNA.
AGGGATCCTTGATGAAGAAAGTGCCCTGCTCGCCGACCTCGCCTTCGAAGCGAACGTAGGGCTCGATCAGGAACTCGATCTCCTCGCTGCGAAGTTTATCTGCCAGCGCTTCCCATTCATCCCAATCCAGGATCAGCCCGAAATGCCGGGTCGGCACGCTCTTGCCATCGACGGCATTGTCGGCAACGGCATCGTGCCCGTCGACAAGATGCGCCGAGATCTGGTGCCCGAAGAAATCGAAATCGATCCAGCGTTCGGCTTCACGTCCGACCTTTGCGCCCAGCATCAGGAAGAACCTACGCGTGGCCTCGATATCCGACACCGGAAAAGCGAGATGGAAGCGCGGCCCGGTGTGGTGAACGCTCACAGCCAGTCTCTTGGCGTTGCCAGCACGTCGTAGAGCTCGGCTTCCGGCGACTCCGGTTCCGGCTTGTAGCCGTACTCCCAGCGCACCAGCGGCGGCATGGACATCAGGATGGATTCGGTGCGCCCGCCGGAATGCAGGCCGAACTGCGTGCCACGGTCCCAGACCAGGTTGAACTCGACATAGCGACCACGGCGATAGAGCTGGAACTGGCGTTCTTGCTCGCCGTACTCGACGTTCTTGCGACGTTCGACAATGGGCCGGTAGGCGCGCATGAAGCTGTCGCCGACGGCCTTCATCATGGCGAAGGCGTTGTGAAAGTCGTCGTCGGCGGTGAAGTCGTCAAAGAACAGGCCGCCGATGCCGCGCGCTTCGTTGCGATGCTTCAGCCAGAAGTAGTCGTCGCACCAGCGCTTGAATTCCGGGTAGTGATCCTCGCCAACGGCCTCGCGCGCCACCTTGTGCCAGCTGACCGCGTCTTCCTCGTAAAGATAGAAAGGTGTCAGGTCATAACCGCCACCAAACCACCAGATGGCGTCTTCGCCACTGCCGGCCTGGAAGAAGCGCACGTTCATGTGGGTGGTCGGCACGTGGGGATTGTTGGGATGGAACACCAGCGACACGCCCATGGCCTGCCAGGGCTTGCCGGCCAGTTGCGGGCGCTTGGCGGTGGCGGAGGCCGGCAGTTCCGCGCCGCGGACATGCGACAGGCCGACACCCGCCTGCTCGAACAGGTGACCGTCGCGGAGGATGCGGGACTCGCCGCCGCCACCCTCTTCACGCTCCCAGGCGTCGCGCAGGAAGCGGCCCTTGCCATCGAGGCTTTCCATTTCGCTGGTGATGGCGTTCTGCAGGCCTTCCAGGTAGGTCAGCACGCGCAGTTCGTTGCCTTCGGTCATGTCGACCTCGTCCTTCATGTCAGGTGCTCGCCGGTCGGATGATCTTCCCGCTGGCGAGATCGCGAATTTCTGTCGGCCCGGCCAGGCCGCCCAGTTCACCGGCGAGGATAGCGAGTTCGGGAAATTGTTGCCGGACCTCGGTCACGGTCGTGGCGGCTGGCTGGCCCGAGAGATTCGCGCTGGTCGAGACAATGGCCTTGCCAGCCTGGCGCGTCAGTTCGGCAACCTCGGGGTGGTCCGTGACGCGAACTGCCAGGGTGGGCTGGCCGCCGGTGAGCCATTCCGGGGTGTCCGGTGGCGTGGGTATAAGCCAGGTAACCGGTCCCGGCCAGCTCGAAGCGAGGGCCTCCTGTTGTTCGCGACTGAGGTGCCTGACCAGCGAAGTCAGCTGGTAAAGGTCTCCGGCGAGAATGATGAGGCCCTTGCCCGGCGAACGCTGCTTGAGTGCCAGCAGCTTGCGAACAGCCTGTTCGTTCCAGGGATCGCAGGAAAGGCCAAAGACGCCCTCGGTGGGTGTCACGATGACGTCGCCGCCAAGAATCTTCCTGGCGGCCTCTGCTGGGGTCAGGGTGTTCACGGGGACTGTCCTGCGTCGTTCAACCCCTCGTCGTCAGTCCGACTTCGGGGTGGACTTCTTCTTGCTGGTCGACTTTTTCTTGCTGCCGCTCTTTTTCTTGGCGGTCGATTTCTTCTTTTTCTTCTTGGTAGCCGCCTTCTTTTTCTTCTTCTTCGGTGCAGCTTTCTTCTTCGTTTCCGCCTTCTTCTTGGTAGCAGCCTTCTTTTTCTTCTTGCCGCGGCGGAACGGTGCCTTCTCGAGCATTTCCTTGCACTCTTCCAGCGTCAGGTCCTTGGGCTCTTTCTCCTTCGGTACCTTGGCATTCTTCTCGCCGTTGGTGACGTAAGGCCCATAGCGACCATTCAGCACCTGGATGCCTTCATCGGCAAAGTCCTGGATGATGCGATTGCGATCGGCTTCCTTCTTTTCCTCGACCACTTCGAGAGCGCGCTCGAGCTTCACGGTGTACGGATCGTCGTCTTTCAGCGATGCGTACTTGGAACCGTACTTAACATAGGGGCCGAAGCGACCGATGCTGACGCTGACCGGCTCGCCTTCCGGCGTTTCGCCCAGCTTGCGCGGCAGCTTGAAGAGCTCCATGGCGTCTTCCATGGTGATCTGGTCCATCTTCTGGCCCGGACGCAGGCCGGCAAACTTCGGCTTCTCTTCGTCGTCCTTGGTGCCGATCTGCACGAAGGGTCCGTAGCGACCCATGCGCACGGTAACCGGCTTGCCGGTCTTGGGATCCGTGCCAAGTTCGCGTGCCTGGGCGACTTCCTCGCGCGTCAGGCTTTCCTTGTCGTCGACGCGCTCCTTGAAAGGCTTCCAGAATTCGCGCATCAGGGGCACCCAGTCCTTCTCGCCGCGAGAGACCTCATCGAGCTCG
It encodes the following:
- a CDS encoding topoisomerase C-terminal repeat-containing protein; this translates as ELDEVSRGEKDWVPLMREFWKPFKERVDDKESLTREEVAQARELGTDPKTGKPVTVRMGRYGPFVQIGTKDDEEKPKFAGLRPGQKMDQITMEDAMELFKLPRKLGETPEGEPVSVSIGRFGPYVKYGSKYASLKDDDPYTVKLERALEVVEEKKEADRNRIIQDFADEGIQVLNGRYGPYVTNGEKNAKVPKEKEPKDLTLEECKEMLEKAPFRRGKKKKKAATKKKAETKKKAAPKKKKKKAATKKKKKKSTAKKKSGSKKKSTSKKKSTPKSD
- a CDS encoding VOC family protein; its protein translation is MAVSVHHTGPRFHLAFPVSDIEATRRFFLMLGAKVGREAERWIDFDFFGHQISAHLVDGHDAVADNAVDGKSVPTRHFGLILDWDEWEALADKLRSEEIEFLIEPYVRFEGEVGEQGTFFIKDPSGNALEFKTFRRNEDIFAR
- a CDS encoding Sua5/YciO/YrdC/YwlC family protein, which codes for MNTLTPAEAARKILGGDVIVTPTEGVFGLSCDPWNEQAVRKLLALKQRSPGKGLIILAGDLYQLTSLVRHLSREQQEALASSWPGPVTWLIPTPPDTPEWLTGGQPTLAVRVTDHPEVAELTRQAGKAIVSTSANLSGQPAATTVTEVRQQFPELAILAGELGGLAGPTEIRDLASGKIIRPAST
- the hemF gene encoding oxygen-dependent coproporphyrinogen oxidase, with protein sequence MKDEVDMTEGNELRVLTYLEGLQNAITSEMESLDGKGRFLRDAWEREEGGGGESRILRDGHLFEQAGVGLSHVRGAELPASATAKRPQLAGKPWQAMGVSLVFHPNNPHVPTTHMNVRFFQAGSGEDAIWWFGGGYDLTPFYLYEEDAVSWHKVAREAVGEDHYPEFKRWCDDYFWLKHRNEARGIGGLFFDDFTADDDFHNAFAMMKAVGDSFMRAYRPIVERRKNVEYGEQERQFQLYRRGRYVEFNLVWDRGTQFGLHSGGRTESILMSMPPLVRWEYGYKPEPESPEAELYDVLATPRDWL